A genomic stretch from Larimichthys crocea isolate SSNF chromosome XXII, L_crocea_2.0, whole genome shotgun sequence includes:
- the LOC109138406 gene encoding CLOCK-interacting pacemaker has translation MPKEQGQERAAQCTSKTAKDKSNSATLRASQGGTHRVQSGMGDMSNRMLRCDSEKDSEKDSGYSEAGSDFVHTDLDDQRSSVSEPHRQSSNKSNNNSVNNAAAAGHNMPPYEDLTPIYVIKNLSRPEQLLHGPLAWGGGWHSLTNAKAPTQLLLIQQPAMPAPSSSTPTPSSSLAAPQGQVKKGGSRSNQNHNSKNHSSKNSYLPILNSYPRIAPHPRKESLEGKGATWLEGVKESGSEGQSQSKRVCTEEEKREAVSTTSHLLKPQQQKEGRVHSQSQYKGRGGHSSFPSSSHCPLPGHASSTTQYKSHHCRQSLGSNSVGSPSVSSSQTPSPPSSSVSPSSSSPSSSSPSSSTAHSPYCLAPDSSSSRHQRFLNTAEILNQSGLLAITLRTKKLLKENAATEREIAQLRQHTNLLCQAAQASQNRCNEGSDSLDKLLQTMTESGSYPSLDTKQLKVLSSSHQQQSKTQSEEDKKKDNNIRTTETHSNPPQVVSLHNIDDGTSPPSPLFAPSPDTEEREHAEGLLDPMSTSLSVSFSRSVPEQECRQAVMDKNLSDLTMWSESLMHNNFFL, from the exons ATGCCAAAGGAACAGGGGCAGGAGCGGGCCGCCCAGTGCACCTCAAAGACTGCCAAGGATAAGAGTAACAGTGCCACCCTGCGGGCGTCCCAGGGGGGCACCCACAGGGTGCAGTCTGGAATGGGCGACATGAGCAACCGCATGCTGCGCTGTGACTCGGAGAAAGACTCTGAGAAAGACTCAGGGTACTCAG agGCCGGCTCGGACTTTGTGCACACCGATTTAGACGACCAGCGCAGCAGTGTGAGCGAACCTCACCGGCAGAGTTCGAacaagagcaacaacaacagtgtgaaCAATGCCGCCGCTGCGGGCCACAACATGCCTCCTTACGAGGACCTCACCCCCATTTACGTCATCAAAAACCTG TCTAGACCGGAGCAGCTTCTCCATGGCCCCCTGGCGTGGGGCGGAGGTTGGCACAGCCTTACCAATGCCAAAGCGCCCACCCAGCTCCTCCTGATCCAACAGCCGGCGATGCCAGCCCCTTCCTCCTCTACCCCGACTCCTTCGTCCAGTCTGGCTGCACCGCAAGGGCAAGTTAAGAAAGGAGGCAGCCGCAGCAACCAGAACCACAACAGCAAGAACCACAGCAGCAAGAACTCATACCTGCCCATCCTGAATTCGTACCCTCGCATCGCCCCGCACCCCAGGAAGGAAAGCCTCGAGGGCAAGGGTGCCACCTGGTTGGAGGGTGTTAAAGAGAGTGGCAGTGAAGGCCAGAGCCAGAGCAAGAGAGTGTGCACTGAAGAAGAGAAACGCGAGGCTGTATCCACCACCAGCCACCTCCTGaagccacagcagcagaaagagggCCGAGTCCATTCCCAGTCCCAGTATAAAGGCAGAGGAGGACACAGCTCCTTCCCCAGCTCATCTCACTGCCCGCTGCCCGGCCAtgcctcctccaccacccaATACAAGTCCCACCACTGCCGCCAAAGCTTAGGCTCCAACAGCGTGGGTTCACCTTCTGTCTCCAGTTCCCAGACACCCTCACCACCTTCTTCCTCCGTCTCCCCCTCATCTTCTTCTCCGtcttcttcatctccctcttcctccacgGCTCACAGCCCATACTGCCTGGCTCCGGACAGCTCATCCTCACGCCATCAACGTTTCCTCAACACGGCAGAGATCCTGAACCAGTCAGGCCTGCTGGCCATCACACTACGCACCAAGAAGCTCCTGAAGGAGAACGCCGCCACCGAGAGAGAAATCGCCCAACTCCGCCAGCACACTAATCTCCTGTGCCAGGCCGCCCAGGCCAGCCAGAACAGGTGCAACGAAGGCTCCGACAGCCTCGACAAACTCCTCCAGACCATGACCGAGTCGGGCTCCTACCCCAGCttagacacaaaacaactgaaAGTTCTCAGCAGCAGCCACCAACAGCAGAGCAAGACTCAAAGTgaggaagacaaaaagaagGACAACAACATAAGAACCACCGAGACGCACAGTAACCCCCCTCAGGTGGTGTCTTTACACAACATAGATGATGGAACCTCGCCACCTTCTCCGCTGTTTGCTCCGTCACCGGACACAGAAGAAAGAGAGCATGCTGAAGGTCTTCTGGACCCCATgtccacctccctctctgtttctttttccaggTCTGTCCCTGAACAGGAATGCAGACAAGCAGTCATGGACAAGAACTTAAGTGATCTCACTATGTGGTCGGAGAGCTTAATGCACAATAACTTTTTCCTCTAG